TCTGAATGGtaaaaattataaagatttaGTGTCAGTCTTAGTCGACATAGGCTgacaattaatgaaatatttactttgtatattttctttatacaacTACTTTCAGAAGGACACCACTTTGTTTGAATAATACAACATACTGGTTTccttaaatattcaaattaaccaACATTTAAGTCAACTTAAACCACCGAGCAACTTACTAATGGTCCAATGCATTAGAGGGTAGATTGTCACAGTAACTGAAtacaggaaaaaataaataaaaaggttttacaaTTTCTAAAAGCATGAGTTTAAGACAGTGTATGTATAAATGATGGTATAAACTTCCAGACAAACTTTTGAAATCATTTTGACATCATTACTAGAAACCTGCCACAGAACATGACGATCAACCCTATCCTGAATATATACCAGAAATCCTATATCAGTGTGAAATAATTAGAACAACAATTTAGgtatacatacacatgtatacatgcataaaatataatgcactgcaacattatattagaaaattatgtaatttaacattaaaacagtcagaaaacattactgtaatattgGTTTCATACTAAACTTTTAACATTTGATCAAAATTcatgtaaatataatatactaaacataGTTAACAATATTTCACCATTTCCATGTCACTTTTTGATGTGTAATGCTATATCATTTCGTTCAACATTAATCAGTGCTTTTGCCAAGTTACCTATGGTTGCTTGACAAGGACACCTTTCCTTCCACGAGGCCAATGTTCGGTAAATAACTTCTTGTAAACCATGATCTTTGTGGTCAATGAACAAAATATCTAATTCACCACTGCTGAAATTGGCAccttttgaaaagaaataaatgttattctgAGATGAGAGACATAATTAGAAAATTACTGAGACAAGTTGTCAAATCCATTACAACATTGTAATTTGTTAGCATAGTGAATTACatacttttatttctatataaaaaagcTTAAgcacaataataacataataaaacaattatgttttttCCATATGTAAGCTATAGTGTTCTGCAATGCCAAACTTAAATATGAATTCCACAAATGAGTGAATGGGCCATTCACTTTCACTATTATGGGCTGCAGGATATGAACCATTCatccaatacaaagaaacaagtttTGTGAGGCATTCAAAAAATCACTTGTGGTGTTTGGCATCTTTGCATATTTTGATCTAATTCTCCTCTCTTCAACACTGGAGAGTAGCATTTAAATTGGATGGTGGATATCTGATCAGTTCAATTAGTTCCTtctaaatatttgtgaaaattgatatattactgcattacacacacacacacacacatttcaattttgttaaaaattatgttgttaatttatgatgtattatatttaattaggtTGCACACATCCATGTAAAAAAATCACTACTGTATTTTTGTATTGCAACATGGTTTACACATTTTCTTTGGAAATCTCTACAGATAATTCTACCTTATGTAAAATTTAGTgctaaaaagataaaaaaacaatgataaaacttgtatttctgaAAAACGTTTCATGTATATCCCACCTGGTAAGTATCTTGCTAATTTTCTCCAATCATTTCCAATTCTTTCAGACACATGGTACATTTCTACAACATCTATTTCTTGGCTGCATGCTGATGGAGCACGAAAAACATACAGCACAAAtcaaaacatacatttataattacATACATGTCAGGACAAATTTTGAATGGCTTATTCAATAAACACAAGAACTGTAATTACTGAGGAAACCCATTACATGTGCATTAAGCAAAACACAAGGCATTCCTTTAGTCTCTTCTGATGAGCTTTTTGTTCCTTCACTGGAAACTTAATCACAAAGTAAGTTATAATCAAAGTAAGATTGAAAAGTTTACTAAAAACATCTTATGTAGAAAGTCTTAAAATTTTTCTTCAACTATGTTACATTGTGATGAAACTGTaaaatggatggcaactgcctgttgtggagacacaagtgtagaggatgatgtttcTAAACTCTTTCATCTTCAAGACAAAAGCGGAAGACTTTccaaacatcgtcctctacacttctctctccacaacagacagttgttgTCTattactctgcctaaacaatctatcaaagaatatgtCAACATTATCATTTTCCCTAAAGATCTAAGATAACCTTATTGAgtttaaacttatttaatacaAAGATGAATATTTCGTGCAGTAGCATAATTTTATTTGGGAAATTAGTAATTAGAATTTCACTAAATTTGTTATACAACTTTCCCCAATTCGTTTCATTAAAAGTTCAATCACAGTACTATAATGATGACACTAATATTGATGTCTACATCTCCTCAGCAGTAATGGTGGctatactaattatttttaagcTGTTTACATGCTTTGGTGTGGAAACCATAACAGAGCTGTAAATACTTATAAGGCAAGTGTTATAGATTTTTGTCTTATGTTTCCAGTTATTTTAAGCTTTTTCAGACTGGTAagttgttactaatatcacttcagctttttttcttcttatagtgaaaatacttaaacaaattagaaatctTAATAGGAACTTACTAAATAGTATATAATGTTGTCTTAAAAAATTctaataagttgttttaatttttctttcatcttttattttgttgttaaaaaaacaagatgAAATAAGTGGGAAAAATGGCCTAGCCTCTGATCCATTTCAAAATAAGCCATCATGTCATGATCCATATTTGACCAAAGTTTCATAGATCCAAGGTCTGCCCTTTTGGATTTATGACAGTAAAGGTAGCCATCCCTCACAACTTCAATGATGACTCATTGGCATTTCAGAACAACCTCCTCATACCCTTTCAACTGATGTTTTCACCCTTATTTCTTGTGTCTGGCATTCATTTGATTAGGTAATAGCATTCACATCTGTCTACTCTTTCCATacaggtttattttgaattttgcacacagctacacaagggctatctgtgctagctgtccctaatttagcagtgtaagactggagggaaggcagctagtcatcaccacccaccaccaactcttgggccacttatttaccaatgaatagtgggattgactatcatgtTATAACACCtagacggctgaaagggcaagcatgtttggtgcaatggggattcaatcccacgaccctcggattatgagtcaagtgccttgaccacctgaccatgccagaccCTTTCCATACAGAGTGAAACTATACATACTCTAACTCTGGATCTACTAAtagtatctttacaaaatttggcaagcATTTGGAAAAAGTTATGTCTGCTTTTTTGAAAAAAAGAGCACAACAGATTTGTCTTCTCCAAAGTTGTCCGAGTCTGAGAATTTACACAGTCTTTACTGAGCCTgtcttaattataaaaaaacttatattcatatttaatttgcatagaatctagaaccttctaaattaataatattttttgttaaaaatttatattttatctgcaaCTTAATCAACTTTAACATCAACTGTTCTTCAAAGAAAGAGATATCTATTTATTATAtgctttatttcatacttttcaaCCTTTCACTATTCTTTGTTGCTTTTCAAAGAGTAATAGACAGCTTTTAGGTATTAAAATCTGGAAATAAAACACAGTAAGAACACATGTATTTCACCCCATAGAGAAAGCAAAGAAGTTACATAGAGTTTGAGCTTTGAAGCTTTAGTTACTAAgctcataaattttaaaattttagttttgttaccTGACCTAAAAAAATGCTAAATTATTTGTTGTCCAAAAAATAACACATGTAGCTTTCAAATATTCATGCACTATAATGTCCCAATACTGCTATAATTTAGCTTACTTTCTAAGtcagaaatagttttaaaaaattccattACTGATTGGACAAACTTCATTCAAAACATGTTAAGCTTTTCCAGTAAACTACTATATAATAacatcaaatataaacaaatgttcaTAAGGTTCCTGCACATTATTATGTTCTTCTAGTTGGTTATAAACATGCCCTTCAGACAAACAGGTAATGTATGAAAATATGGGAGGAGTTTCTCTTgtgaattttacaaatttatttatattgcaGCAAATCAGGAGGGAGGTTCACATTTTACATTCTTGTTTgtcataatatatagtttgagtTTCTAATATGCCACTCATGCCATTAGAAACTGTATTTAATGAGATTTTATCAGTAACCCCATCCTCATAACAGTTTTAAAGTCAGAAGTTTTATAACTTCCTAATTCTGGAAAAATCTTATACTCATGTAAGCTATTGATTCGGGTATTTCAGTTTATCCATACCAGAACAAAATTACATCTTACATTTATTTGAGTAGATAATAGCATTATAATTACTGCTTTGgcagtaataatgttttggaccaacataaatttgatatctttaacatgttgttgtttgtttttaacaagtaatttttacttttctaatataACTAACTAGACATAATATGGCTGGAAAttaacacaataaacagtgtctGACACTGAAaggttataatttaaatgttgaaacaaagtaaattattggAAATCAACAGGTCTAAAAATTATCATAAAGATCACTGACTAACTATATGAACTTTTACAACAACATAATTATATGTTATTCCATATACAactttaaacatgttttacattTCATGGGTTCATTATGTCATATCGAGTCTAGAACTGAGCTAACTATACAAAACtctaaattatttaaaagctTATTTATTCGTGGATGTCTTTTCCTTACCAAAAGAATTTCAGTGCAGAAAAGATAAGAAAGATGATTAACTTATTTTTTGATCCACTACTTCTACTGCAGCAGACTAAGTTTGGGTTTGATGAACAGTCCTTTACTCAATGCTAATAACCTAAGATACTTCAGGTGTTTGGATAATGTAACATAACATCATAATTAATTATCTGTTATTATCCAATGgttatttatttgtgaattatttttccTTAACAAAACTTGAAGTTtggtgaaaagaaaaaacaatacagAAATGTAATCAATTCTCTGATTTGCTACTTTTACTCTACTTGACAAATCAGGAttctcaaatatatttttactctcAAAGAAAGAGTCTGCAATGAATAAAGCTTGAGAACCCATAATTAGAGGCtactaaaataaagttgtttgttttttctgaaaaatttgtaaattcacacaatgaaacacaaaactaaaattacaaaaaaaaggaaaacaatagatattcacataaaaaaataactagaAAGTTAACAGACATGTACAAGTAACATGGAGCTAAAAATAAGAACTGTACAACAGTGTTTGATTACAAGTTATGCAGAGAATCTAGTGAGTAACACCATAACTACTGGGAAAATAACGTTAAATATAGACACATTAATTATACATGTAGGaattacttataaataaaacactggGCTAATAATTCCCATGGagaatttataaaatttcaagGAACATTTTTAGCCAAAAATGACAAAAAtctgttaaaaatagaaaatattttattttgttcatttgacAAATACAATAAACAGGAAAACCCATTTGACATTGTTACTATgacataaatacaataaacagGAAAACCCATTTCCACTGCTTTGCTTCAACAAAtacttacagaaataaaaaattttcagATGGTGAcagaattttaatatatacagaaaTTTTCAAAGTGTGTGATAATTCTTTGACTGACTAATGACTTAATGGACTATATGTGTGGTTTGCAAACTTCAAAGACATAAAACGAggatacatttttaatgtaaaagcatctaacaaaacaaaatttaacatacctAAAACCTCTTCAGGAACTACTGCTGGTAAGACTTGAGCAGAATGTGGAACCTTGTTCAATTTCAAAAGTGAAC
This sequence is a window from Tachypleus tridentatus isolate NWPU-2018 chromosome 5, ASM421037v1, whole genome shotgun sequence. Protein-coding genes within it:
- the LOC143250797 gene encoding uncharacterized protein LOC143250797 isoform X4; its protein translation is MEKANDLEKCEELLSTLKAFPQSVMNYLYEVKVLTKKSLETDSRPFTEPHSPQCDTEKESTGEEELKSKSEIQENKPEPARESEITETKFQKAIHRTFRGSPNVITIQNSQGVQIGNSYTYNIKHAGPHKMTDGSLLKLNKVPHSAQVLPAVVPEEVLACSQEIDVVEMYHVSERIGNDWRKLARYLPGANFSSGELDILFIDHKDHGLQEVIYRTLASWKERCPCQATIGFLVYIQDRVDRHVLWQVSSNDVKMISKVCLEVYTIIYTYTVLNSCF